A single window of Thalassomonas viridans DNA harbors:
- a CDS encoding S8 family serine peptidase — MKKIQSNKRALSKLVIGVCAALGAQQTIAASGNLQTFEAASNANKGFASWLASEKQEKMNAMEERIIVKYKDSANLREIMFAGTSVADLDSISADSLHQAMATKLSKTTGAGLKHVKAMKNNVHVFAVDKTAKKQNIKAMLNSINNDKNVEYSEKDELRYLTSQMQPWGIGNVQADQLSDSAAGNMTVCIIDSGYERSNPDLNANNHSGTNDSGTGNWYQNGGSHGTHVAGTIAAVNNSEGVVGVLPNTNVNLHIVKVFNESGWGYSSELVDAVDVCVNNGAKVVNMSLGGPSATTTERNGLEAATNAGVLLVAASGNDGDSSLSYPASYDTVMAVGAVDASGRHAEFSQYTSQVEVAGPGEAILSTVAGDGRLGSITIGGTTYANDMVVPQTRFTPSGSNYVVNDVNGSASGILGECSVSGSSYSCSNVSGNICLAERNDNQIGSNYPEINPAKACTDAGAVGVIVFSDNDRTALQNPFLVDAGSDVTVPTVSVDRALGQTLQGLVGQSVSLSVTANQDYAYYNGTSMATPHVAAVAALAWSNNISCTADEVRTALKNTALDLETSGRDDKTGYGLVQAKAASDYMAANCGGTVEPPVTSTELTNGVAKTSLSGAKDETQVFTLEVPAGATGLSFNTTGGSGDADMYVKFGSAPTTSSYDCRSWNSNSTESCDIASAQAGTYYVMLNGYSAYSGVSLTGSYTESSSNPGGSMQETNVSASSGYAKFFTIEVPAGMTSLDITTTGGTGDADLYVRFGSQPTSSTYDCLSESASNEESCSFSSPSAGTWHIAVNAYSTFSGVTLDAVWK, encoded by the coding sequence ATGAAAAAGATCCAGTCAAATAAAAGAGCTTTGTCTAAGCTCGTAATCGGTGTCTGCGCCGCGTTAGGCGCACAACAGACAATCGCCGCCAGCGGCAACCTGCAAACCTTTGAAGCAGCCAGCAATGCCAATAAAGGTTTTGCCTCCTGGTTAGCCAGCGAGAAGCAGGAAAAAATGAATGCGATGGAAGAGCGCATCATAGTTAAATACAAAGATTCAGCTAACCTGCGCGAAATCATGTTTGCCGGTACCTCGGTTGCCGACCTTGACAGCATCAGCGCCGACAGCCTGCACCAGGCCATGGCCACCAAGTTAAGCAAAACCACAGGCGCAGGTCTTAAGCACGTTAAGGCCATGAAAAACAATGTTCATGTTTTTGCAGTAGATAAAACCGCTAAAAAGCAAAATATCAAGGCCATGCTTAACAGCATCAACAATGACAAAAACGTTGAATATTCTGAAAAAGATGAACTTCGTTACCTGACTTCACAAATGCAGCCATGGGGCATAGGCAATGTCCAGGCGGATCAGCTGAGCGACAGCGCCGCCGGCAATATGACGGTTTGTATTATCGATTCCGGTTACGAGCGCTCCAATCCGGACCTAAATGCCAACAACCACTCGGGCACCAATGACTCTGGCACGGGCAACTGGTATCAAAACGGCGGTTCTCACGGCACCCATGTTGCCGGTACCATTGCCGCGGTAAACAACAGCGAAGGTGTAGTCGGCGTGCTGCCTAATACCAATGTTAACCTGCATATCGTTAAAGTATTTAACGAAAGCGGCTGGGGTTACAGCTCTGAGCTGGTTGACGCGGTAGATGTTTGTGTTAACAACGGCGCCAAAGTGGTTAACATGAGTTTAGGTGGCCCAAGCGCGACCACAACCGAAAGAAACGGTTTAGAAGCCGCCACTAACGCCGGCGTGCTTTTGGTGGCCGCTTCCGGTAACGACGGCGACTCCAGCCTGTCATACCCGGCCTCTTATGACACTGTTATGGCAGTAGGCGCGGTTGACGCCAGCGGCCGTCATGCCGAATTCTCGCAATATACTTCCCAGGTTGAAGTAGCCGGTCCGGGTGAAGCGATTCTGTCTACCGTTGCCGGTGACGGCCGTTTAGGTTCAATTACTATCGGCGGCACCACTTATGCCAACGACATGGTGGTTCCGCAAACCCGTTTCACCCCAAGCGGCAGCAACTATGTGGTTAACGACGTAAACGGTTCGGCCAGCGGTATTCTGGGCGAGTGTTCCGTATCCGGTTCAAGCTACAGCTGTAGCAATGTTTCCGGCAATATCTGTCTTGCCGAGCGTAACGACAACCAGATTGGCAGCAACTACCCTGAAATCAACCCGGCCAAAGCCTGTACCGATGCCGGCGCCGTGGGTGTGATTGTCTTCAGTGACAATGACCGTACCGCCCTGCAAAACCCCTTCCTGGTTGATGCCGGTAGCGATGTTACCGTACCTACGGTTTCTGTGGACCGTGCTTTAGGCCAGACATTACAAGGTTTAGTGGGCCAGTCGGTGAGCTTAAGCGTTACCGCTAATCAGGATTACGCCTACTACAACGGTACTTCCATGGCAACGCCTCACGTAGCAGCGGTTGCGGCCCTGGCCTGGAGTAACAACATATCCTGTACTGCCGATGAAGTGCGTACCGCCCTTAAAAATACCGCCCTTGACCTGGAAACTTCAGGCCGCGACGACAAAACCGGTTACGGTTTAGTGCAGGCCAAAGCAGCTTCTGACTACATGGCGGCCAACTGTGGCGGCACAGTCGAGCCTCCGGTAACAAGTACCGAGCTGACCAACGGCGTAGCGAAAACTTCGTTGTCCGGCGCTAAAGATGAAACCCAGGTATTCACCTTAGAGGTCCCTGCGGGCGCCACAGGTTTAAGCTTCAACACCACAGGCGGCTCGGGTGATGCCGACATGTATGTGAAATTTGGCTCGGCGCCGACCACTTCCAGCTACGACTGCCGTTCATGGAACAGCAACAGCACTGAGTCTTGCGACATCGCCTCTGCCCAGGCGGGTACCTACTACGTAATGCTAAACGGCTACAGCGCCTACAGCGGCGTCAGCCTGACCGGCAGCTATACCGAAAGCAGCAGCAACCCGGGCGGCAGCATGCAGGAAACCAACGTATCCGCTTCTTCAGGTTACGCCAAGTTCTTCACCATTGAAGTACCTGCGGGCATGACCAGCCTGGATATCACCACCACAGGCGGTACAGGCGATGCGGATCTGTACGTACGTTTCGGCAGTCAGCCGACTTCTTCCACTTACGACTGCTTGTCTGAAAGCGCCAGTAACGAAGAAAGCTGTAGCTTCAGCTCGCCAAGTGCAGGCACCTGGCACATTGCGGTGAACGCCTACAGCACTTTCTCCGGCGTGACTTTAGACGCGGTATGGAAATAA
- a CDS encoding S8 family serine peptidase produces the protein MKMSKFTTSLIALAVSSAFTVQAENSRYIIHVDDNNKQAVKAMAKKLGANIHVDANGFISATFEGKSLNSVKKMMANPVKSLQDRGLNAASDQIDQAAFASLQIEEDQIRSFMSAYSDDVGDPRTEQLTPYSVYQSEANQVTFNANAGMKVCVIDSGLDRSNPDFEWSRITGDNDSGTGNWDEHGGPHGTHVAGTIGAADNNIGVVGMAPGVDMHIIKVFNASGWGYSSDLAHAAQKCTDAGANIISMSLGGGAANSAEENAFDTFTANGGLVVAAAGNDGNSVRSYPAGYESVMMVGGNDADNGRYESSQYPSCSSTKDNCVEITAGGVNVLSTYQQDGATLSVMSAGGQGYASTSMENTGSASGSTYYMGTAESTDSAANGKICVIDRGNITFHDKVQNCENSGGIGAIIINNVAGVLSGTLGDTNATTIPAVGAALEDKSALVAASTASIEISASSYGYMTGTSMATPAVSGVAALVWSNHTECTGTQIRDALKATAADLGDAGHDVYFGHGVVKAKAAHDYLTANGCGGVVTPPGEGGSLEESISSINRRASQTFTVEIPEGMSTFTINTSGGTGDADLYIYQAGSSTAVCKSTSYSNNESCTISNPAAGSWEIEVYAYSRVRNLTLNAQWN, from the coding sequence ATGAAAATGTCCAAGTTCACCACATCACTGATCGCATTAGCAGTATCCAGCGCTTTCACTGTTCAGGCTGAAAACAGCAGATATATCATCCATGTTGATGACAACAACAAGCAAGCAGTTAAAGCCATGGCTAAAAAGCTTGGCGCCAATATCCATGTTGACGCCAACGGCTTTATCTCGGCCACTTTTGAAGGCAAAAGCTTAAACAGTGTTAAGAAGATGATGGCCAACCCGGTTAAGTCTTTGCAGGACAGGGGCCTGAATGCGGCTTCTGACCAGATAGACCAGGCAGCCTTTGCTTCACTGCAGATCGAAGAAGATCAAATCCGCTCCTTTATGTCTGCATACAGTGATGATGTCGGTGATCCGCGCACCGAGCAATTAACGCCATATTCCGTTTACCAGTCAGAAGCCAACCAGGTGACTTTCAATGCCAATGCCGGTATGAAGGTATGTGTTATCGATTCAGGTCTGGACAGAAGCAACCCTGACTTTGAATGGTCAAGAATCACTGGTGATAACGACTCGGGCACAGGTAACTGGGACGAGCACGGCGGCCCACACGGTACCCACGTAGCCGGTACCATAGGTGCGGCAGATAACAATATCGGTGTTGTCGGTATGGCGCCTGGCGTTGATATGCACATTATCAAGGTATTCAACGCCAGCGGCTGGGGTTACTCTTCTGACTTGGCCCATGCTGCACAAAAATGTACCGATGCCGGTGCCAACATCATCAGCATGAGTTTAGGTGGCGGTGCTGCCAACAGCGCAGAAGAAAACGCCTTTGATACCTTTACCGCCAATGGCGGCCTGGTAGTTGCGGCTGCCGGTAACGACGGCAACAGTGTTCGTTCATATCCGGCCGGTTATGAGTCAGTTATGATGGTAGGCGGTAACGATGCCGACAATGGCCGTTATGAGTCTTCCCAATACCCAAGCTGTTCTTCAACTAAAGACAACTGTGTTGAGATAACTGCCGGCGGTGTTAATGTCTTATCCACTTACCAGCAAGACGGCGCCACTTTGTCTGTAATGAGCGCAGGCGGCCAGGGTTATGCCTCAACCTCTATGGAAAACACAGGTTCAGCGTCAGGCAGCACCTATTACATGGGTACCGCAGAATCAACCGACAGCGCTGCTAACGGCAAAATCTGTGTGATTGACCGCGGTAACATCACTTTCCACGACAAAGTACAAAACTGTGAAAACTCAGGCGGTATCGGCGCCATTATCATTAACAATGTTGCCGGCGTATTATCCGGTACTCTGGGCGACACCAATGCAACTACTATCCCGGCTGTAGGTGCCGCACTAGAAGACAAGAGTGCTTTAGTTGCCGCTTCAACCGCCAGCATCGAAATCTCTGCCAGCAGCTATGGCTATATGACAGGTACTTCCATGGCGACTCCGGCGGTATCCGGTGTTGCAGCCCTGGTTTGGTCTAACCATACCGAATGTACAGGTACGCAAATCCGTGACGCCTTAAAAGCTACCGCAGCTGACTTAGGTGATGCAGGCCACGATGTGTACTTCGGTCACGGTGTTGTTAAAGCCAAGGCGGCTCACGACTACTTAACAGCCAACGGTTGTGGCGGTGTTGTGACTCCTCCGGGCGAAGGTGGCAGCCTGGAAGAAAGCATTTCTTCTATCAACAGAAGAGCTTCTCAAACCTTCACTGTTGAAATTCCTGAAGGCATGAGCACCTTCACTATCAACACCTCAGGTGGTACCGGTGATGCCGACCTTTACATCTACCAGGCAGGTTCTTCAACAGCGGTATGTAAGTCAACTTCTTACAGCAACAACGAAAGCTGTACTATCAGCAACCCTGCAGCCGGTAGCTGGGAAATCGAAGTGTATGCCTACAGCAGAGTAAGAAATCTTACTTTAAACGCTCAGTGGAACTAA
- a CDS encoding proprotein convertase P-domain-containing protein produces MISVNDSGSSAIATVDVDITHTYSGDLLLTLVSPSGAEQVLRSYTGRSTDDIKESYNVEGFASSERNGNWTLRVHDNAGGDTGTLNSWTINFK; encoded by the coding sequence GTGATCTCAGTTAACGACAGCGGTTCCAGCGCCATCGCTACTGTAGATGTTGATATCACCCACACTTACAGCGGTGACTTGCTGTTAACTTTAGTATCGCCCAGCGGCGCCGAGCAGGTACTGCGCAGCTACACTGGCAGAAGCACAGACGATATTAAAGAAAGCTATAATGTTGAAGGTTTTGCCAGCAGCGAACGCAACGGCAACTGGACATTAAGGGTTCATGACAATGCCGGCGGCGACACCGGAACATTAAATTCATGGACCATCAACTTTAAGTAA